A window from Salmo trutta chromosome 29, fSalTru1.1, whole genome shotgun sequence encodes these proteins:
- the LOC115167548 gene encoding gamma-butyrobetaine dioxygenase, which translates to MWTTTIARCTLPSMRKRISVLACHALRAEGRPRWAVATAATSPSLHLTWRQLRGYGTQAPAPLPSTALGDSPGVRQVRALEQERQLEVEWEDSGQSLYPYTWLRDNCQCPLCTLQSAQARSLLLSQLDIHTGVDRVQVTDNNKVSIVWPDQHTSEFDTEWLRKRCFSPAARQALQEELFLNERMYWDSELRIPTANFEEVLHDDKAALAWLLALRRVGIVYLKGAPVEQGQVARLSQRIGYLRLTFYGHTWQVQNKSQANNVAYTAGKLGLHTDYPALHYPPGVQFLHCLSQAGEGGESEVVDGFHMADQLRREDPEAFRTLTSLRVDFTDTGSDYCDFMVQSKNHIIDVDSDGRVVRINYNNATRDSVLDLPLHQVQAFYSSLKAYVQLMTRPENMLTYKMEPGDMVTFDNWRLLHGRKSYLSHPDRVRHLEGAYLDWDEVMSRLRILCKSVHGES; encoded by the exons ATGTGGACGACCACTATAGCACGATGCACCCTGCCGAGCATGCGCAAGCGAATCTCCGTCTTGGCCTGCCATGCCTTGAGGGCTGAGGGTAGGCCTAGATGGGCAGTTGCCACAGCtgccacctctccttctcttcacCTGACCTGGAGGCAGCTCCGTGGGTATGGGACCCAGGCACCCGCCCCGCTCCCCTCCACTGCTCTGGGGGACAGCCCTGGGGTGAGGCAGGTCCGTGCCCTGGAGCAGGAAAGGCAACTGGAGGTGGAGTGGGAGGACAGCGGGCAGAGCCTGTACCCGTACACATGGCTGAGGGACAACTGTCAATGCCCGCTGTGTACCCTGCAGTCAGCCCAGGCCCGCAGCCTGCTGCTCTCCCAACTGGACATCCACACTGGGGTCGACCGGGTCcaagtcactgacaacaacaag GTGTCCATAGTGTGGCCGGACCAGCACACCAGCGAGTTTGACACAGAATGGCTGAGGAAACGTTGCTTCTCTCCTGCTGCCAGACAAGCCCTACAAGAGGAGCTCTTCCTCAACG AGCGTATGTACTGGGACTCAGAGCTACGGATCCCCACGGCCAACTTCGAGGAGGTCCTCCACGATGACAAGGCCGCCCTGGCCTGGCTGCTGGCTCTACGCCGCGTGGGCATCGTCTACCTGAAGGGGGCGCCGGTGGAGCAGGGTCAGGTGGCCCGCCTCAGCCAGAGGATCGGATACCTAAGACTGACGTTCTATGG GCACACATGGCAGGTGCAGAACAAATCCCAGGCTAACAACGTGGCCTACACCGCTGGCAAACTCGGTCTCCACACTGACTATCCAGCACTGCACTACCCACCTGGA GTGCAGTTCCTGCATTGCCTGAGCCAGGCTGGCGAGGGTGGGGAGAGTGAAGTGGTGGACGGCTTCCACATGGCAGATCAACTGAGAAGAGAAGACCCCGAGGCTTTCAGGACCCTCACCTCCCTGCGGGTGGACTTTACCGACACAGGGTCCGACTACTGTGACTTCATGGTGCAGTCCAAGAACCACATCATAGA TGTTGACAGTGATGGGCGGGTGGTCCGGATCAACTACAACAATGCCACCAGGGACTCTGTGCTGGACCTCCCCCTGCACCAGGTCCAGGCCTTCTACAGCTCCCTCAAGGCCTACGTTCAGCTGATGACGCGACCAGAAAACATGCTCACCTACAAGATGGAGCCTG GCGATATGGTCACCTTTGACAACTGGCGCCTCCTCCATGGGCGGAAGAGCTATCTGAGCCACCCAGACCGGGTGAGACACCTGGAGGGAGCCTACCTGGACTGGGACGAAGTCATGTCTCGCCTGCGGATACTCTGCAAGTCTGTCCACGGAGAGAGCTAG